The following proteins come from a genomic window of Lolium rigidum isolate FL_2022 chromosome 5, APGP_CSIRO_Lrig_0.1, whole genome shotgun sequence:
- the LOC124652086 gene encoding potassium transporter 23-like: MDEGGIQEEPPSSAAPAAEARPLRPTRSGGGGPRWVDGSEVDSSESTHWSLGDERSHPGISTADEADSGGAPLSRRFSSGFRRRLGKRPKRVDSLDVEAMIVRGAHGHGNTDMSWMGTAAMAFQTLGVVYGDMGTSPLYVFSDVFSKVPIKSEVEILGALSLVMYTIALIPFAKYVFIVLKANDNGEGGTFALYSLICRYAKVSLLPNQQRVDEDISSFRLKLPTPELERALCVKECLEKKPLFKNVLLFLVLMGTSMVIGDGILTPSMSVMSAVSGLQGQVAGFDTNAVVIVSILVLLLLFSVQRFGTGKVGVMFAPVLALWFLNLGSIGIYNIVKYDISVVRAFNPMYIYYFFEMNGIKAWSALGGCVLCITGAEAMFADLGHFTVKSIQLAFTAVVFPCLLIAYMGQAAYLMKHPHAVERIFYDSVPDALFWPVLVIATLAAMIASQAMISATFSCIKQAMALGCFPRIKIIHTSKKVMGQIYIPVMNWFLMVMCIIIVATFRSTNDIANAYGIAEVGVMMVSTALVTLVMLLIWQTNLFLVLCFPIVFGAIEFIYLTAVMSKLLEGGWLPLAFSSLFLCMMYTWNYGSVLKYQSEMRGKISLDFILDLGSTLGTVRVPGIGLVYNELVQGIPSIFGQMLVTLPAMHSTIVFVCIKYVPVPYVPLEERFLFRRVGQKDYHMFRCVARYGYKDVRKEDHSFFEHLLVESLEKFMRREAQELALEASTIEAERDDVSDVPEVPSFPATAAEDLHVPLLSDQRLSDENRMSGPEGSVPLLPTSSISPEEDPSLEYELSALREAMASGFTYLLAHGDVRATKQSFFTKKFIINYFYAFLRRNCRVGTAALKVPHSNIMRVGMTYMV; encoded by the exons ATGGACGAGGGCGGGATCCAGGAGGAGCCGCCCtcctcggcggcgccggcggcggaggcgcggccCCTCAGGCCGACgcggtcgggcggcggcggcccgcggTGGGTGGACGGCAGCGAGGTCGACTCCTCCGAGTCCACGCACTGGTCGCTCGGGGACGAGCGCTCCCACCCGGGTATCTCCACCGCCGACGAGGCCGACTCCGGCGGGGCCCCGCTGTCGCGGAGGTTCTCCTCCGGCTTCCGCCGCAGGCTCGGGAAGCGGCCCAAGCGGGTCGACTCCCTCGACGTCGAGGCCATGATCGTGCGCGGCGCCCACGGCCACGGTAACACG GACATGTCGTGGATGGGCACCGCCGCGATGGCGTTCCAAACCCTCGGAGTCGTCTACGGTGACATGGGCACGAGCCCTCTCTACGTCTTCAGCGACGTGTTCAGCAAAGTTCCCATCAAGTCCGAGGTGGAGATCCTGGGAGCGCTCTCACTCGTCATGTACACCATAGCGCTCATCCCTTTCGCGAAGTACGTCTTCATAGTGCTCAAAGCTAATGACAACGGCGAAG GGGGCACGTTTGCACTGTATTCCTTGATCTGCAGGTATGCAAAAGTTAGTCTGTTGCCCAATCAGCAGCGCGTGGATGAAGATATTTCTAGCTTCCGACTCAAGTTGCCTACTCCTGAGCTTGAACGTGCTCTGTGTGTCAAGGAATGCCTAGAAAAGAAGCCACTCTTCAAAAACGTCCTTCTCTTCTTGGTTCTGATGGGGACTTCCATGGTGATTGGAGATGGCATCCTCACTCCATCAATGTCAG TTATGTCTGCTGTCAGTGGTCTTCAGGGTCAAGTCGCTGGATTTGACACAA ATGCTGTTGTGATTGTTTCCATCCTAGTTCTCCTGTTATTGTTCAGCGTCCAGAGGTTTGGAACTGGCAAAGTGGGAGTCATGTTCGCTCCTGTGTTGGCTTTGTGGTTTCTTAATCTCGGctccattggaatatacaacatcGTTAAGTATGACATCTCAGTCGTGAGAGCATTCAATCCAATGTACATCTACTACTTTTTCGAGATGAACGGCATAAAGGCATGGTCAGCTCTTGGTGGTTGTGTCTTGTGCATCACAG GAGCTGAAGCAATGTTTGCTGATCTGGGCCATTTTACTGTTAAATCAATACAG TTGGCGTTTACTGCTGTGGTATTCCCTTGCCTGCTTATTGCTTACATGGGCCAAGCTGCATATTTGATGAAACACCCACATGCTGTAGAAAGAATATTTTATGATTCTGTACCAG atgctctgttctggccagtaTTGGTGATAGCTACACTTGCTGCTATGATTGCTAGCCAAGCTATGATATCTGCAACCTTCTCTTGCATAAAGCAGGCAATGGCTCTTGGTTGCTTTCCTAGGATCAAAATAATCCACACTTCCAAGAAAGTAATGGGTCAGATTTACATACCTGTGATGAATTGGTTtctcatggtcatgtgcatcatCATCGTGGCCACTTTCAGGAGTACTAACGATATTGCCAATGCATACG GAATTGCTGAAGTTGGAGTCATGATGGTTAGCACTGCACTGGTAACCTTGGTGATGCTTCTTATATGGCAAACCAACTTGTTCCTTGTTCTGTGCTTCCCTATTGTTTTTGGTGCAATCGAGTTCATTTACTTGACTGCCGTTATGTCAAAGCTGCTAGAAGGAGGATGGTTACCGCTTGCTTTCTCATCACTGTTTCTCTGCATGATGTATACATGGAACTATGGAAGCGTGCTGAAGTACCAGAGTGAGATGCGCGGGAAGATATCCCTGGACTTTATTCTTGACCTGGGGTCGACACTTGGCACAGTAAGAGTTCCAGGTATTGGACTTGTGTACAATGAGCTGGTCCAGGGAATCCCATCGATCTTTGGGCAAATGTTGGTCACACTGCCAGCAATGCACTCCACTATCGTCTTTGTTTGCATCAAATATGTTCCTGTCCCATATGTGCCGCTGGAAGAAAGGTTCTTGTTCAGAAGGGTTGGCCAGAAGGACTACCACATGTTCCGTTGCGTTGCGCGGTATGGCTATAAGGATGTCAGGAAAGAAGACCATAGCTTCTTTGAGCATCTTTTGGTTGAAAGCCTGGAGAAATTTATGCGGAGGGAAGCTCAGGAACTCGCGCTTGAGGCGAGCACAATAGAGGCAGAGCGTGATGATGTGTCTGATGTGCCCGAGGTACCTTCATTTCCTGCTACTGCTGCTGAGGATCTGCACGTTCCACTGCTTTCTGATCAGAGATTGAGTGATGAAAATCGAATGTCCGGCCCCGAAGGCAGCGTTCCTCTGCTCCCTACTAGCTCCATCTCCCCAGAAGAAGACCCCAGCTTAGAGTATGAGCTTTCGGCACTGAGAGAAGCCATGGCATCTGGGTTCACATATCTCTTAGCACATGGCGATGTGAGGGCGACGAAGCAATCATTCTTCACAAAGAAGTTCATCATCAACTATTTCTACGCTTTCCTAAGGAGGAATTGCAGGGTTGGCACCGCGGCCTTGAAGGTCCCTCACTCGAACATCATGCGTGTTGGGATGACGTACATGGTCTGA